The genomic DNA CTTCAATTTTTTTCAAGAAAAGTATTTATCCCCTCTCTGTATATGTATATAATAGAAATCTTTTAATGCTTATAGGAAAAATACAAGTATGTTTCCTAAACTGATTGGGGTTTCAAAGGAAAATTCGCAGCAGACTTTTCTTCAATAAATTTAGGCCACTCCAGACTCTGTAAATTGAAAATTAATTCCTTTAGATTCGCGTGGGCTGTTAAATCGTCAAATTCTGACTTCTGGAACTCAAGATATGGCCTAAATAGTGAATTGCGCGCATGTAGTCCAACAAATCTGAATTTCCTTCTAATAAATCTCCAAATTAAACTCTAATTCTCCAATCCATCCAAGTTTAGTATTTCCTTGCTTCCTACAATAAAACATTAAAATCTAATTAATAAAAAACCTAAATCAACGCAAAATATAACAAATATGAGgaataaaatcacataaaatatatataaatatatatcctATCACCTTTTATTTCCAGTATTTTGGTCCTTCAGGACTTTCATTCAATAGATGCTCGTACACTGGCCGACCTTATTCCTCCATCTACTAGTAAGTACTAGGAACATTTCTTACATGTCCTAAACATAATGAACCTATAGAATCAAAATGTACCAAGTATGAGGCACTTCATTACCGCTCAGGGTTTCTAACTTGTAGGATCCCCGTCCTAATGTTTTCTTGACCTTATACGGCCTTTCCCAGTTAGGGGTTAgcttttctttctcttcaactcctgATGCCTCCATCTTTCTTAAGATCAAGTCTGCTTGgtaaaagaacctttctttaacccttttattaaaatagagggagactcttcgttgatgctctgcaTTGCGGGCGTTGGCCTCATTTCTGACCTCGTCAATAAGATCGAGAGCAAGCCCCATGCCTTCTTCATTGATCTCTGCCTCGTAAGCTTCGATCCTAGGGGATCCATGAATGATCTCGAGGGGCACCACGGCCTCGTCTCCGTAAGCCAGCATAAACGGGGTAGCTTTGCTAGTCACTTTGCAGATGGTGCGATATGCTCATAGTATAGGCAGCAACTCATTTGCCCAAGTTTTTTTTGAGCGTTCAACCCTTTTCTAAGTCCATCAATGATGATTTTATTGGCAACTTCTGCCTGCCCGTTTGTTTATGGGTGAGAAACCGAGGTGAAGCGAAGCTCTATGCTGTTATCATCGCAGTACTCTCTGAACTCTGCATTATCAAATTCATGTAGTCCAAATCGGCATATCATATTATCCCAGAAGAATTGGGCAAtttgcttggtggttatcttggctagtgcTTTAGCCTCAATCAACTTCGTAAAGTAGTCTATGGCTACCACAAAGAACTTCCTCTGTCCCGATGCTACAGGAAATGGTCCAAGTATGTCCATTCCCCACATCGTAAAGGGGATGGGTGTGCTGATAGATGGAAGCCTCCATGGGGGCTTTCGTACTATTGGAGCGTACCTCTAGTACCTGTCACATTTCTTCACTTAAGCATTTGCATTGGCTATCATAGTTGGCCTGTAGAACCCCAATCGAGTTATCTAGTGAGCTagggccctgcccccaagtgttgcccaaaAATCCCTTTATGGGATTCTTTAAGCGCCTCCTCTACTTCAAGAGGTCTTATGCACTTAGCGCATGGAATAATAAAGGACCTTTTGTAGAGAATGCCTTCAATCAATGAATATCTCAATGCTCTCACCGACAACTTGCGTGCCTCCTGGGCATCATCGGAGAGCCACCCAGTCTCTATGTGGGTCTTGATCGGGTCTATCCAATAGCTTGTCACACCAACCGGTACTATCAGACTTATGACATGAATAGTAGGGGTCTTCAAGACCTGTAAGTAGATACTTCTCGTATAGTTCTCGATTTCAGACGAGGGGAACTGGGACAAGGCATCTGCCTTAGTGTTCACCTCTCTTGGAATGTGTTCTACATACCATTCATTAAATTGAGTCAATATCCCCTTTACGACTCGCAGGTACTTGTCCATAGTATCATCTTTGGCCTCAAACACTCCATTAACTTGAGCAACTACAAGTATTGAGTCTCCATAGACCTTCAGGTTTTTGGCCCTCACggctctagccaagcctaagTCGGCTAATAACGCTTCGTATTCTGCTTCGTTGTTCATTATTGGAAAGTCCAACTTCAAAGAATACTCAATCATAAACCCATCAGGGCTATGCAAGACTAGGCCTGCACCACTAGATTTTATTTTGGACGTtccgtcaaaatggagaacccaatactctttcagAGTCGTTTCTTGATCCTTCTTTTTCTCCCCTCCTTCTGGGGTTACTATCTTCTACCCCGACTTCTTGGTCATTAATGGTACATTCGACCATGAAGTCTGATGGCCGTTCGAGGCTTgtacttgatatcaaattctcctaactcaattgCCCACTTAATGAGCCTTCCACTGGCGTTCGGGCTATGAAGAATATTTCTGAAGGGTTGGTCCGTCAGGTGTTCGATCGTGTGAGTCTTGAaagtatggtctcaacttccTCGAGGCTGTAATGAGAGTAAGCGTGAACTTCTCCGTGGTGGAGTAATTCAACTCTGCCCCATGGAGCAGCTTACTTACGTAGTATACAGGCTTTTGGAATTTTTGTTCTTCCTTCACGAGGATTGCACTCACGACTTGTTCAGATACCGCTAAGTACAGATAACGAGTGTTCTCCGGACTTGgtttggccaacaatggggcttCAGTCATGTACTCCTTTAGTtgttcaaaggcctcttggctctcagCTGTCCATTCAAATTTTTTTACCTTTTTAAGGGTTTTGAAAGGGCAGGCAtttgtctccagacttggagatgaacctccctagagcTGCGATTCTTCCTGTCAGCTTCTGAACGTCCTAATGGAACATGGTGGATCCATGTCCGAGATTGCTTTGATTTTTTCCGGGTTGGCCTTTATTTCCCTCTTAGAGACCATGTGACCCAAAAATTTTCCTAACccatgataagtggattttatatctacttggaacgcttgatttcaggcttaagttggtgtttggactcaagttggtattttgatatgtttttgtgtttatgcatttcaggcatcagttaaatgaagaaagaagctttttaaagaaatatgctgaaaagagatcagaattggaagcttAGGCCATTCTCAATTTGTAGAGAATCTCTTTAGCTttgcgtgggcagttgaatcgcctaactctgacgagcagaactcaaggtacggccaaaagaagaaacTGCAGAAAAGTCCAGAAGTTAGGCGCGGCCGCCCCCAAAACCAGTGCACCCGCACTGACTTTCTGCCAAAACAGCGCGGCCGCCCCACCCCATTTTTTGCCCCAGAATCCTAATTTTAGTATAAATTGAAGATATTAAgggtcctggtcatcctggagcctatatataccaataaaaagacatttttaacaacaaggagacgTTGGAGAGCActaagaagacctagagagcacgagacggctacggagaattagacttttattttctttgatttaggagatacttggatgcttattttcgatttatctttgaaccctagtactcttatattgtttattaccatgctttcattgaaacccatggtgatgatgagttcgattatgaactaatcgttatcgtggggttctagcggatttatatATGGATTTCTTCAGTTAAattatttcgataccttagtgtgtggtgattgtatgataacctactattggttatgcttattcatcttatatgcatagctaacatataagatagcatgtCCCTTGCAATTTTAGCTAATACTGGAAATTGGTTCTCATGATTCTTCCACCACGTTAATATTGAAAAATCCTCATCCAATTCATAGTTATATGAAAAAACTCTCTAGTCATGCTAAATGAAGTTGTAGGTGTAGATGCATTATCGGAAATTTTACACTTTTGTTTTTTAGTTAGGATACCAAGCAATATGGGATTAAACCTACTAGAATACCCGTGAGAGAGGTCGAACTCTTCTCCTGTACTCTGCCACTTATGAACTGCTTGATAAAAATTTGGCTCAAGTCCTTaaaggatccaatagagtttggcGGCAGACGgttgtaccacctttgagccatacccgatagggtttgagtaaaggcccgacacttaatagcgtcgttcacaGGCTATAGCAATAGGGTGTTAGAGAACATCCTGATATGATTAACAGGATCGCTAGTACCATCGTATTCTTTAATGGTGGgaatcttgaacttccttgagatgcgGGCATTCATTATTGCatcagtgaatggtgggtttggatcatcaggatctcccaAGGGCATAaaatcacttggatcagcccttgggacaacaatcATTCTTGGTATGGGACCATCgaggtctatgattggaggaggatctCTCCGCCTCAGAGCAAGTAGGGGTTTAGGGGTCAAGTGCATCTCCAGGTCGCGCTttagcctttggatctcagcttcatgagccctgatcctcttCTGGACATCTTgaggattcgtcccttgagtgcTCCTGGGGCGTTGGTCAGTAATAGGTATCGGCACTTTGCCAACACGCCTCCTTCTCGGAGCAAAGTCATCATCCGATGATTCGGAGTCTCTATCAGTAtaaggtccagagaattcttgatcctccggaataggagccaagccacgtatatattggggcgtccacccttgtgcttcactccgattAGAGTATCCACTTCCTCCAGTTTCGGGGTATAAAGGCATCACgtaagggggttagtggtcacgaTCGTCGAGTAAtcatacccaacgggttgagAGATCAGAGGTGCATATACCTGCAAAGattggggattcgccccttgagGAGCCGGAGGatttgtcccttgtggctgagcctTAGTTGCCCCTTCCAGGGTTCCTTCTTTGGTGGAGAGGTTGAGTGCGGTGGTACTTCCACCACCGATGCAATTATTCGCGATGGGACAGGAGTGTCTGTTCCACTATTGTTTCTGCTCTGTGTactcaccatggttgttgtagCCTTCCCACATACGACACCATATATTATAGAATAAAAACTAGAGTGtgttagtatttaatgctagggtttgtgagcttcgagctttaatggctgtacttgcgttcgggactatcggtccttgcaagatgcctacgtatctctatgtggtggagaatcaagccaaaaatgtagttcttggttgaggggtagagccccttatatagaggtgagtctagggttagacttgtgttggcCAAGTTTCCAACTTAGGTGGTGATTAGGGGTCCTCTAAGGGAAGGAACTCCAgaaccttctgtgtaggactttgagtccgtttaggaaatatgtctctgctcttccagccgtattgggcctagtccgtgaacagcttgtgttcgtggaccttgacgacctctgcTGGTGGGCCTTGTCTACATGGGTCGTCTTGAGTCTGCTACGTGCTCGGACCAGACAGGTCTGTACTAGACATCAGACAAGAAGCCCGAGTATAATTAATGAGATATTTAATGTATCTTTAAGATGTATTTTCTATCTATATCAAGGGGTAATTTAGTAAATTCAAATGAATAAAAAGTCTCAAAAACTCCtatttgctctattatatatactAGTATGGAAACTCGTGCGAGACACGGGTCCTTTTCTATTACAAATTCTAAAGTTCTGAGATGTTGCAATGTGTACTTGAATATCAATATAAATCATCcataattaaaaaaattgagTTGTAAAGTGAGTAAACCTGATAGTGAATATTTTGCTTGTCTAAGATTTATCCAAATTATTTTGTTGGACTTAACTTTGTTATTATTGCAAGTTAGTCTACGAGATTGTGTAGAATGTTCACCAAAAATGGAAATCAACTTACTTGTGTTTTTCGTCAATGTATGCGAAGTATAAGAGTTAAAAACATGGTGTTAATATAGATGACAAAATTCTAGGAAAATAAACTCCTTAGCTACCCaaatgtaaaaaaatatttagtCATGTAAGCTAATATTGTTTCACCCAGCATAGCGATTCTGGTGTGAAACGAGTATTGGTACATGATACAAAATCCATAACCATAAAGATTGGTTAATACTATCATTGGTTATGTTCGCCAAGTTTTCTCATTTGTACCCATGTTGATGCATGCACGATACTATTCACCGATTTGATAGTAGCAGAAATTTAGTTTTTAATTCACTAAAGGCATGCACTATTTTATAGTTAAACATGAATTTCTGGTTTTATCACAAAGGCGTATTTGTTTATATTGAAAATTGTTACAATTTTCATGTATTCCTCCGCACAAGTATTTTTACCTTCGAAAGCAATTGAGATTGCACAAAAATCTGACAAAGTGTATAATATTTTCTAGTGCATCAAGTTGTAAGCGCCACAAAAAACTGGCAAAGTGTCTAATATTTTCTACTGCCTTAAGTTGTAAGAGGTCACCGACATGTCCGATGTCTTATGTTCAGAGTTTTGGCAAAAAGCATTGGTCGTCAATAATCCTTATGAGATTTTAAAAAAACTTCCAACCCCCTCCCCTAAAAAACCTCCCCCTTTAAAATggtataaaatctaattttcatatttatacttgtaaaataatattttctttactaaattaatattttctttaCTAAACATCGTACTTCCCCCTATGACAGTTTGACACACATATTCTATCAAATGTCAAAATTCATAAAAAATTCTAATTTAATCCTTCGTAATATTTAGGGGAGGTACGAGTTATCTTATAGCACATGATAAGAATATTGTGTTTCAATgtgtttaaaatattaatttgaTTATTTATCACTCTTTTATGATttataacacataatatttaaatatttttacttCAAACAGTACGTAATTTGATTATGCAAATTCATATGACAAGTAACAACAATAATCATAAATACTTAGATGTGTTCCATATGCTAAAACACATTGTAAATATATATTGCAATATTAATATTTGTGTAGGTATTTGGAATTATTTTTTTATTGCATGTGTGTGTATCAATATTTGATTATACAACATATTTCTATAGATTTTTTTGAATCTTCTGATTTATGGTTGAGTTGGGATTTCGTCATTATCTTATTCCCAACCTAAtcttttattataaaaatatttttaaatgaaaTATTCTTCCattatgaatattttattttcatgcATTGTAACACTGTTTgctattatttttaaaaatgggAAGACAGTATTTTAAGTTATCTTACAGTTGTATGATAACTATTAGTGTTAAAAAGTTGTTTttgttatttttgaaaaaaaaattattaaattctttgatattatataaatattataatacaATATATATGATAATTCCAATATATgatatattaatttattttttaaaatacgAAGTTAATCTATCATAGTGAAAAAATTTGTAAAGCTCAAGATTTTGctcaaaaatatttaaataaaaatgcAGTATTAACTATATAAGATAATATATAACATATATAATTTCTATGAGAATGATGTTCAAATTTTTTGAATATCTATACATTTACCAAGTCGTGTAAAAAtcgtttttaattttttataagaACTATTTTTTTCTGAGTTATGCATAAAATGATAAATTACGTCTCAGTTATCAACTCATTGACAATTCATCATCATAAAAATTATATGCAAAATTATATCTTAAATAGTCATATTATCTCAAAAGTGATTGACCAACTGGTTAGAAGATGCCTAAATCGGCAATATTAAAAGAAATAGCACAATGATAAATTTGTCATTACATTTTTATTTAAGCAACACTCACACATACATATAAtgtgaataatttaaaatatatacgGTGATTGACCTAGTGGTATTGAGATGATAATTTAACGTGTAAATTCAAGTTCGAATCCGTTAACAccaattttttaataaaaagacTGACATTTAAAAATATGTAAGTTGACTCATATAGGTTacaaatttataatatataataatacaaTATAAAGTAtcaaatataaaaagaaaaaaataattaaaaattattagtTATAGGACTCTATAAATATAATATCAAATATTTATGTCTTTAAAGACACACAATCACAACAATGGTAAGACCTACGTTCAATTTCCAAGAAAAGTATTTTTTTTTGTGTTATAATATTGTTTAGATATTTTAAACTGAATAAATTGTATCATCATTTAAATTGAATAAAATTTCTCGTCAAGGCCTATTATTTTTTGTGTTATAATATCTATATAGTAATTTAGACATTTTAAACTGTATAAATTGTGTATAAATTGTCTCACCATTTAAATTGAATAAAATATCTTATTAATTTAAATTGAATAAAATATCTCATCAAGCGGCTATTATATATATCCTAAATCAATATATTTGAATTCTTAATATATGAACATAACTTAAGAAATTATTCTTGATATATGAACATATAAAGCACTTTTGGTGAATTTTAATATATTATGTATTGCTCATTATCATTTTAAGTTGAGGTAGTTTGTTAGGACACTACTTGGCTCCCATTTATATTCTTGTTTCACTTGTTATAGCACAAATGTTATATAATTTGTACTTCCTTCAGATAGGAGTACAAGAGAGTTCTTTTTTTAAAGCTATAACAAATGATGTTTGCTTGCCCtgttattagtttttaattatgcTTAATCATAAGAAGTAAAGGCATGATGTTTTATCCCAATAAGATATTTAACATCGTACTGTTCATATTTAACAACCCATTTGTTCACTTCACTTTCTGTACATAATTCAATTTCCACTACTTTGTTGTTATTAGTCATGTGTGGGTATTAGTCATGTATTGCATTGGCATCTAATACATGTCTTTTATATGCTACTACAAGCTAAAACTCTTTTTAAGTTTAGGTACCTTTTAGTCAATATATTCTTTGGTGGCTGCAATATTTGGCATGAATATTCCATATATTTGGAAAGACGATCATGTTCAAATGGGTAAGTCTAGAAGTTGCAATATGTGCAGAACCTTAACAAAGTTTTTTGATAAGTCTGTATAAATAAAATATTGCTTCTTTTTTTTCACAGGTCGTTAGTGTATCAGGGATCTCTTCAACTGTACTTTTTCTTCATTATATCATACGCCCGCCTCAAAGGTTTAGTCGGATCTTGAACTACACAATCTAGTAGAGGATACAACAGTGAACAGAATTCTAGTAGCAAAATTCCACTCCAAGCTTTCAACAGAATGAAGATACTACTAAAATGTAATTAAATTGGTCAAGTATTAAAGATAGATTACCtaatgaaggttcaagataaaagTGAAAAGTTGACGTGCAAGAAagatatttttaaattattaaagcTTTTCAAACAGAGTAGCAATTTTGTCTTTGATGACATACCTGAGGTTCACTTTTATATAGTATGCCcatttaaaaaattttaaaataaataatttattactTAAACAGAATAAGTcgtgataagttgataaatatttataagttatacaagtgtttggataatttaacaTATAAGTtagatttttttatttaaatgaactaaaataaataatttttaaatataattatcttaattcttatattttaaattagattaacatttaaaaatatatatttcaaaactaaaattgataaaaaataaaaaaatgaaaataagttgagaaaaaatatGTCGTTACTAATATTTAACTTATCAGtttataagttataaatttaacttataagttgaaCCAACAAATACTCATCAATAAGATGTTGTGGACTTATAAGCCAATATACTGGCTTATAAGACTTGCCACTATCTGACTTGTCCACCAAGTATCCTAattctagtccaattcaaggactcccaacacctatataaggggtctcacccccaccaaatcagaactacattttttgacttgatcttcggcaatcagcaaggtacgtaggactcgtgttaaggcagatcgagtcacaaaatacaagagcagtcaaattaAGTCTTGAAGCTTacgaaccctagtaataaatacagtagttaatacaccctagttttcaatccataacatttg from Apium graveolens cultivar Ventura chromosome 5, ASM990537v1, whole genome shotgun sequence includes the following:
- the LOC141661137 gene encoding uncharacterized protein LOC141661137, with amino-acid sequence MNNEAEYEALLADLGLARAVRAKNLKVYGDSILVVAQVNGVFEAKDDTMDKYLRVVKGILTQFNEWYVEHIPREVNTKADALSQFPSSEIENYTRSIYLQVLKTPTIHVISLIVPVGVTSYWIDPIKTHIETGWLSDDAQEARKLSVRALRYSLIEGILYKRSFIIPCAKCIRPLEVEEALKESHKGIFGQHLGAGP